The proteins below come from a single Halobacteriovorax sp. GB3 genomic window:
- a CDS encoding M16 family metallopeptidase, producing MNFEKTRLANGLETIFINSPGSTSATVQIWFRAGSALEEKSNEGIAHFLEHMFFKGTQTRPGAAIAHEVESFGGEINAFTSFDFTCYYINTPSSHLMQTTDILMDMVSNPMFLHDDIVPERGVVFEEYRRSQDNPNQFAFQKIQKSCFTGGYAHAILGREDTIKNFSQEQLKDFRTKFYNTNNAFLVIAGDLSQKEEIIKKVESFTMPEGEFSNFPNFTLKKKAALDVHQKDVRMMTMTLSTQAPEYDHRDAAAEDLAYNTLGHGETSRLYKNLILKGTLANSCASSTMFMAKGGIHLLRVSFPEENFSKVLSQLTKVFKELSDKGFSKEEIQKIKNQYVASKLYDKESLDSFTFSMSSTYAQTGDLNSEEDFLAQIKKTSVNGVNEAIKNILSRPFHISMQTPKHLKQADVKKTLAKFQKDLETISPRKLKEKSKLKIDKSKYDEQVKVVTLKEGIKLLYRYNPMTPTFVFHGYLKGGLTEESKKNNGIHHLLSGTIAKAYKGKTYPKLKQILEDNSASLSGFSGKNAYGMTMHGQTEHIEELLTHFLGCFITPSFPNNLINQEKKITLRGIESQKEDPIRHCFRAFSTNIFNGHPYSFNMNGTEDTVKKIKREDIIKLHNNNIKKKEILFTYCGDLSLEEVINLVTPRIKDLKKRTTKKLQKKSYKSISKHVYIPFDREQTQIFYGVPSGDLNSKENTIFKMLTSHLSGQSSELFVEVRDRQGLCYTAQPLHFNALEGGYWGIYMASGHDKITPAFKAIQDIIAKIRDNGLSEEEFNRIKVMIEGQNLINVQTNEDYANVYAVPTLQGMGVDYYHKSNKAINDLSYEDFQKQIKKVLSRKWTSVVVGRSDK from the coding sequence ATGAATTTTGAGAAAACTAGACTAGCTAATGGACTAGAAACAATATTTATCAACTCACCTGGTTCAACTTCGGCAACGGTGCAAATTTGGTTTAGGGCCGGTAGTGCTTTAGAAGAAAAATCAAACGAAGGTATTGCTCACTTTTTAGAGCATATGTTTTTCAAGGGAACCCAGACAAGGCCTGGAGCTGCTATTGCTCACGAGGTAGAGTCATTTGGTGGTGAAATCAATGCTTTTACTTCATTTGATTTCACTTGTTACTACATCAATACTCCTAGCTCACACCTCATGCAAACAACTGATATTTTAATGGACATGGTTTCTAATCCAATGTTCCTACACGATGATATCGTTCCAGAGAGAGGTGTTGTTTTCGAAGAGTATAGAAGATCACAAGATAACCCGAATCAATTTGCGTTTCAAAAGATTCAAAAGTCTTGCTTCACTGGTGGTTATGCTCATGCAATTCTAGGTAGAGAAGATACCATCAAAAACTTTAGCCAAGAACAACTCAAAGACTTCAGAACAAAGTTTTATAATACAAATAATGCTTTCCTTGTCATCGCAGGAGATCTTTCACAAAAAGAAGAGATCATCAAAAAAGTAGAAAGCTTCACAATGCCAGAAGGCGAGTTTTCAAACTTCCCTAATTTTACACTGAAAAAGAAAGCAGCTCTTGATGTTCATCAAAAAGATGTTCGAATGATGACGATGACTCTTTCTACTCAAGCTCCTGAATATGATCACAGAGATGCTGCGGCAGAAGATCTCGCCTACAACACTCTTGGTCACGGAGAAACTTCGAGACTTTATAAGAACCTCATTCTTAAAGGAACTCTCGCCAACTCTTGTGCGAGTTCAACAATGTTTATGGCAAAAGGTGGAATTCATCTTCTTAGAGTTTCATTTCCAGAAGAAAACTTCTCAAAAGTTCTCTCTCAATTAACTAAAGTCTTTAAAGAACTTTCTGATAAAGGATTTTCTAAAGAAGAGATTCAAAAAATTAAAAACCAATATGTAGCTTCTAAACTATATGACAAAGAATCACTTGATTCTTTTACATTTTCTATGAGTTCAACTTATGCTCAAACAGGTGATTTAAATAGTGAGGAAGATTTCCTTGCCCAAATAAAAAAGACATCAGTAAATGGAGTTAACGAGGCCATAAAAAATATCCTCTCTCGCCCATTTCACATTTCGATGCAAACTCCAAAGCATCTCAAACAAGCAGACGTAAAAAAGACTCTCGCCAAATTTCAAAAGGATCTTGAAACAATTAGTCCTAGAAAACTAAAAGAGAAGTCAAAGCTCAAAATAGATAAATCTAAATACGATGAACAAGTTAAAGTTGTTACTCTAAAAGAAGGAATTAAACTTCTCTATCGTTACAATCCAATGACTCCAACATTTGTTTTTCATGGCTACCTCAAAGGTGGTCTCACAGAAGAGTCTAAAAAGAACAATGGGATTCACCATCTACTTTCTGGAACAATTGCTAAGGCCTACAAAGGAAAGACTTATCCTAAGTTAAAGCAAATCCTAGAAGATAATTCCGCAAGCCTTTCTGGTTTTTCAGGAAAGAATGCATACGGAATGACAATGCATGGTCAAACTGAACATATTGAAGAACTTCTCACGCACTTCCTTGGTTGTTTCATTACTCCAAGTTTTCCTAATAATTTAATTAATCAGGAAAAGAAAATCACTCTCCGTGGAATTGAAAGTCAAAAAGAAGATCCTATTAGACATTGTTTTAGAGCATTCAGTACAAATATCTTTAATGGACATCCCTACTCTTTCAATATGAATGGAACAGAGGATACGGTTAAAAAGATAAAGCGTGAAGACATCATTAAGCTTCACAATAACAACATCAAGAAGAAGGAAATTCTCTTCACATATTGTGGAGATCTCTCTCTTGAAGAAGTTATCAATCTTGTTACTCCAAGAATTAAAGACCTTAAAAAGAGAACGACAAAAAAGCTTCAAAAGAAAAGTTATAAGTCGATCTCTAAACACGTCTACATTCCATTTGATAGAGAACAAACTCAAATCTTCTACGGAGTTCCAAGTGGAGATTTAAACTCAAAAGAGAATACGATTTTTAAGATGTTAACGAGTCACCTTTCTGGTCAATCTTCTGAGCTATTTGTTGAAGTTCGCGATAGACAAGGTCTTTGTTATACAGCTCAACCTCTTCACTTCAACGCGCTCGAAGGTGGATACTGGGGAATTTATATGGCCAGCGGCCACGATAAAATAACTCCGGCCTTCAAGGCCATTCAAGATATTATCGCTAAAATTCGCGACAATGGATTATCAGAAGAAGAATTTAATAGAATTAAAGTTATGATCGAAGGTCAAAATCTCATCAATGTCCAAACAAATGAAGATTATGCCAATGTGTATGCTGTCCCTACTCTGCAAGGCATGGGTGTCGACTACTATCACAAATCGAATAAAGCGATTAACGATCTAAGTTACGAAGACTTCCAAAAGCAAATTAAAAAAGTTCTCTCAAGAAAGTGGACTTCAGTTGTTGTTGGACGCTCTGATAAATAG